The Candidatus Denitrolinea symbiosum DNA window CTGCGCTTTGATGGACAGTATTACCAACTGAGCGGAGCGCAATCTGGACCTGTGCCTGCGCATCCCATCGGAATTTGGCTCGGCGTGAACGGTCCGCGCGCGCTCAAGTTGGCGGGCAAGGTCGCCGATGGTTGGCTGCCGTCGCTGCGCGGCGATCTTTCGGCGATTGCCGAAAAGAGCAAACGCCTCGATGACGCCGTCGCCGAGGCGGGTCGCGACCCAGCCAGCATCCGCCGCGTGATCAACGTGAACGGCGTGATCACAGACGGCGCGTCCAATGGATTATTGCAAGGACCCGTGAACCAATGGGTGGACGAGTTGACGAATCTCGTCAGCGCCCACCGCTTCGACACCTTTATCTTCTGGGGAGAGGGCGGGAACCAACTGCAAAGGTTTGCCGAGGAAGTCGCGCCCGCCGTTCGGGAACGGGTCGCCGCAAAGTGAATCTATAGAAGGAATATCTCACTCACAGTCGATTATGATATTGACTGCTATGGGTTTTTGATCAACTCCAAAAGGCATCCAAGTTATAAGACTTCGGATGCCTTTTATTTCAACACCTTTACGACGTTCCGTCCCGCCGCGCCGCTGATTCCGCCGCCTCCATGCACTCCGCTTCCGCACAGATACAAATTATCAATCGGCGTTTTGTGATTCGACCAGCCAGGGATCGGGCGCATGAACAGAAATTGATCGAGCATCAACTGTCCGTGGTTGATATCGCCTTCGGTTAAACCATAAATTTCTTCTAAATCTTTTGGAGTTATCGTTTTGGTTTTTACGATTGACGATTTCAGATTGGGGAAATACTCGCTCAATGTGTCAATTGCCAGTCTTTCAACTTTTCCACTTTCCACTTGCCACTCGCCACTTTTCAGATTGTATGGCGCAAACTGAAAATGGATCGAAACCGTGTTCCCCGAAGTCGTAATTTCAAGATACGGCTTTTCTGAAATTTCGCCGTATTTCGCGGAGTCGTAAGCCTTTTCCAAATATTTGACCGACGGCGCGACGCACAAAGTCCCTGCGGGGATTCCGTGCTGTCCATTCGTTTGCAAATGAATCTTCGCTACCGAGCCGCGCATTTTGATGGATTGCGTATGCCAGACGAATTCGGGCGGTAAATCCTGCGCGCCGACGAGTTTGAGTAACGTGTGCTTCGGGTCTGCGGACGAGATCACTGTTTCAGCGGAAATTTCTTCGCCGCTTGCCAGCACAACGCCTTTTGCGATTTGATTTTCTATTTTTATCTTCGCAACTTCGGCGTCGGTTCGAATCTCGCCACCGAAAGACTTGACTGCATTTTCTAAAGCAGATGTGATTTCACCAATTCCCCTCACCCCTGACTCCCCTCTCCCAGTGGGAGAGGGGCTGGGGGTGAGGGCGAGTCCGCCACGATTCAACCAATTATGAATTAACGTGTATCCCGTCCCAGCGGACATGGGTCCAAGGGTGGAGCCGTGAATCGCAACCGAAGCGACCGCCGCTCGCAGGACTTCGCTTTCAAAATATTCTTCCGTCAACTCTTGCGCGGTCATCGGCAAGGCGCGGATGAAGTTCAGCATGTCCTTTCTGCCAGCCAGCCGCAGTTCGAGACCTAATTCAAGTAAGCCATATCCCTCGCGGAGATTCATATTCTTTGGCAATCGCGGCATGATGGTGGCATACGCCGCATCCAATATGCTCGCGGCTTTATCCATAAAGCGGACAAACTCTCCCCAGCGTGAAGCATCCTTTTCAGAGAAGCGTTTGATGTTTTCGGCGGCTTTGAGGGGATCAGAGTCGAGGATTAGAAAATTGCCGTCGGGTTGCAAGGAAATAAACGGCGGTTTTTCTGCAACGATGGGAAATGACAATTTCAAGTCTTTGATAATGTCGGGACGTAACGTCCCGCCTGTTTGGACAGAATCGACTGTGAAGTTATCGCCAAAGGATTCGGTGACAACCGTCCCGCCGATAATAGAACGGCGTTCTAGGACTAAAACCTTTTTGCCTTGTTTTGCTAAATACGCGGCGGCGACAAGTCCATTGTGCCCCGCGCCGATGATG harbors:
- a CDS encoding coenzyme F420-dependent N(5),N(10)-methylenetetrahydromethanopterin reductase; the encoded protein is MANDQRNIKFGYFLIPTVDAPLLSIAQEVERLGLDYIAVQDHPYQRHFVDTWTLLSMIAAKTSRIGLLPDVTNLPLRPPAVMAKAAATIDVLSGGRFELGLGAGAFWDAIEAYGGPRHSTGDALEAMAEAIEVIRMMWSGDRNLRFDGQYYQLSGAQSGPVPAHPIGIWLGVNGPRALKLAGKVADGWLPSLRGDLSAIAEKSKRLDDAVAEAGRDPASIRRVINVNGVITDGASNGLLQGPVNQWVDELTNLVSAHRFDTFIFWGEGGNQLQRFAEEVAPAVRERVAAK
- a CDS encoding phytoene dehydrogenase-related protein — translated: MYGREFMTKYDYIIIGAGHNGLVAAAYLAKQGKKVLVLERRSIIGGTVVTESFGDNFTVDSVQTGGTLRPDIIKDLKLSFPIVAEKPPFISLQPDGNFLILDSDPLKAAENIKRFSEKDASRWGEFVRFMDKAASILDAAYATIMPRLPKNMNLREGYGLLELGLELRLAGRKDMLNFIRALPMTAQELTEEYFESEVLRAAVASVAIHGSTLGPMSAGTGYTLIHNWLNRGGLALTPSPSPTGRGESGVRGIGEITSALENAVKSFGGEIRTDAEVAKIKIENQIAKGVVLASGEEISAETVISSADPKHTLLKLVGAQDLPPEFVWHTQSIKMRGSVAKIHLQTNGQHGIPAGTLCVAPSVKYLEKAYDSAKYGEISEKPYLEITTSGNTVSIHFQFAPYNLKSGEWQVESGKVERLAIDTLSEYFPNLKSSIVKTKTITPKDLEEIYGLTEGDINHGQLMLDQFLFMRPIPGWSNHKTPIDNLYLCGSGVHGGGGISGAAGRNVVKVLK